A single genomic interval of Lathyrus oleraceus cultivar Zhongwan6 chromosome 7, CAAS_Psat_ZW6_1.0, whole genome shotgun sequence harbors:
- the LOC127100928 gene encoding cyanogenic beta-glucosidase isoform X1, translating into MAVFHINVFLLLSLLTITIVTPMNGFKPLGVHEVSDFNRSSFPKGFVFGTASSAYQYEGAAFEGGKGPSIWDNFTHKYPEKIRDRSNGDVAVDSYHKYKEDIELIKDLNMDAYRFSISWSRVLPKGKLSGGVNPEGIKYYNNLINELLAKGLQPYVTLFHWDVPHALEDEYGGFLRRRIVDDFRDYAELCFKEFGDRVKHWITINEPWSVSMNAYAFGKFAPGRCSDWLNLNCTGGDSGTEPYLTAHNQLLAHSAAANLYRIKYKSSQRGKIGITLVSHWYEPATTAKADVYASKRGLDFMFGWYMNPLTRGKYPKSMRTLVGKRLPKFSKEESRELKGSFDFLGLNYYSSYYAAHAPHLRNAAQPTIQTDSLINATFEHNGKPLGPMVMSASSWLCIYPKGFQNLLLYTKKTYKDPVIYITENGRDEFNDPTLSLEESLLDTYRIDYYYRHLYYLETAIRDGVNVKGYFAWSLLDNFEWDSGLSVRFGLVFVDFKDGQKRHPKLSAEWFKNFLVKS; encoded by the exons CAGTATTTCATATCAACGTGTTTCTGTTACTCTCTCTTTTAACCATCACCATTGTTACTCCTATGAATGGTTTTAAACCTCTTGGTGTTCATGAAGTTTCTGATTTCAACCGGAGCAGTTTTCCCAAAGGCTTTGTTTTTGGAACAGCCTCTTCTGCATATCAG TATGAAGGTGCAGCATTTGAGGGTGGAAAAGGACCAAGCATTTGGGATAACTTCACTCATAAATATCCAG AAAAAATAAGAGATAGAAGTAATGGTGATGTAGCGGTTGACTCCTATCATAAGTACAAAGAAGATATTGAACTCATAAAGGATTTGAATATGGATGCTTATAGATTCTCCATTTCTTGGTCTAGAGTTCTACCAA AGGGAAAGCTTAGCGGAGGTGTAAATCCTGAAGGAATAAAGTACTACAACAATCTCATCAACGAATTATTGGCTAAGG GTTTGCAACCATATGTGACACTTTTTCATTGGGACGTTCCCCACGCTTTAGAGGATGAGTATGGCGGTTTTTTAAGGCGTCGCATTGT AGATGATTTTAGAGACTATGCTGAACTTTGCTTCAAGGAATTTGGTGATAGAGTGAAACATTGGATTACTATAAATGAACCATGGAGTGTGAGCATGAATGCTTATGCATTCGGAAAGTTCGCACCGGGTCGATGTTCAGATTGGTTAAATCTGAATTGCACAGGAGGTGATTCAGGGACAGAACCATATTTGACTGCACACAACCAGCTTCTTGCTCATTCTGCTGCTGCAAATTTGTACCGGATCAAATATAAG TCATCTCAACGAGGCAAAATAGGGATTACCTTAGTCTCACACTGGTATGAACCGGCCACTACAGCGAAGGCCGATGTTTACGCTTCAAAACGAGGTCTCGACTTCATGTTTGGATG GTATATGAATCCGCTTACAAGAGGCAAATATCCAAAAAGCATGCGAACTTTGGTGGGAAAAAGGTTACCAAAATTCTCAAAAGAAGAATCAAGGGAACTTAAGGGGTCTTTTGATTTTCTAGGCCTAAACTATTACTCATCCTACTATGCTGCTCATGCACCTCACCTTCGCAATGCCGCGCAACCAACCATACAAACTGATTCTCTTATTAATGCTACAT TTGAACATAATGGCAAGCCTCTTGGTCCAATGGTAATG TCTGCTTCGAGTTGGTTATGTATTTATCCAAAAGGATTTCAGAATCTTTTGCTTTACACCAAGAAAACGTACAAGGACCCTGTAATTTACATTACTGAAAATG GTCGTGATGAGTTCAACGATCCAACATTATCTCTTGAAGAATCTCTCTTAGATACTTATAGGATTGATTACTACTATCGCCATCTTTACTATCTCGAAACTGCAATTAG GGATGGTGTGAATGTAAAGGGATATTTTGCATGGTCATTGTTGGATAACTTTGAATGGGATTCTGGCTTGAGCGTGAGATTTGGACTCGTCTTCGTTGATTTTAAAGACGGTCAGAAAAGACACCCAAAACTTTCTGCTGAATGGTTCAAGAATTTTCTCGTTAAATCTTAG
- the LOC127100928 gene encoding cyanogenic beta-glucosidase isoform X2, which yields MAVFHINVFLLLSLLTITIVTPMNGFKPLGVHEVSDFNRSSFPKGFVFGTASSAYQYEGAAFEGGKGPSIWDNFTHKYPEKIRDRSNGDVAVDSYHKYKEDIELIKDLNMDAYRFSISWSRVLPKGKLSGGVNPEGIKYYNNLINELLAKGLQPYVTLFHWDVPHALEDEYGGFLRRRIVDDFRDYAELCFKEFGDRVKHWITINEPWSVSMNAYAFGKFAPGRCSDWLNLNCTGGDSGTEPYLTAHNQLLAHSAAANLYRIKYKSSQRGKIGITLVSHWYEPATTAKADVYASKRGLDFMFGWYMNPLTRGKYPKSMRTLVGKRLPKFSKEESRELKGSFDFLGLNYYSSYYAAHAPHLRNAAQPTIQTDSLINATFEHNGKPLGPMSASSWLCIYPKGFQNLLLYTKKTYKDPVIYITENGRDEFNDPTLSLEESLLDTYRIDYYYRHLYYLETAIRDGVNVKGYFAWSLLDNFEWDSGLSVRFGLVFVDFKDGQKRHPKLSAEWFKNFLVKS from the exons CAGTATTTCATATCAACGTGTTTCTGTTACTCTCTCTTTTAACCATCACCATTGTTACTCCTATGAATGGTTTTAAACCTCTTGGTGTTCATGAAGTTTCTGATTTCAACCGGAGCAGTTTTCCCAAAGGCTTTGTTTTTGGAACAGCCTCTTCTGCATATCAG TATGAAGGTGCAGCATTTGAGGGTGGAAAAGGACCAAGCATTTGGGATAACTTCACTCATAAATATCCAG AAAAAATAAGAGATAGAAGTAATGGTGATGTAGCGGTTGACTCCTATCATAAGTACAAAGAAGATATTGAACTCATAAAGGATTTGAATATGGATGCTTATAGATTCTCCATTTCTTGGTCTAGAGTTCTACCAA AGGGAAAGCTTAGCGGAGGTGTAAATCCTGAAGGAATAAAGTACTACAACAATCTCATCAACGAATTATTGGCTAAGG GTTTGCAACCATATGTGACACTTTTTCATTGGGACGTTCCCCACGCTTTAGAGGATGAGTATGGCGGTTTTTTAAGGCGTCGCATTGT AGATGATTTTAGAGACTATGCTGAACTTTGCTTCAAGGAATTTGGTGATAGAGTGAAACATTGGATTACTATAAATGAACCATGGAGTGTGAGCATGAATGCTTATGCATTCGGAAAGTTCGCACCGGGTCGATGTTCAGATTGGTTAAATCTGAATTGCACAGGAGGTGATTCAGGGACAGAACCATATTTGACTGCACACAACCAGCTTCTTGCTCATTCTGCTGCTGCAAATTTGTACCGGATCAAATATAAG TCATCTCAACGAGGCAAAATAGGGATTACCTTAGTCTCACACTGGTATGAACCGGCCACTACAGCGAAGGCCGATGTTTACGCTTCAAAACGAGGTCTCGACTTCATGTTTGGATG GTATATGAATCCGCTTACAAGAGGCAAATATCCAAAAAGCATGCGAACTTTGGTGGGAAAAAGGTTACCAAAATTCTCAAAAGAAGAATCAAGGGAACTTAAGGGGTCTTTTGATTTTCTAGGCCTAAACTATTACTCATCCTACTATGCTGCTCATGCACCTCACCTTCGCAATGCCGCGCAACCAACCATACAAACTGATTCTCTTATTAATGCTACAT TTGAACATAATGGCAAGCCTCTTGGTCCAATG TCTGCTTCGAGTTGGTTATGTATTTATCCAAAAGGATTTCAGAATCTTTTGCTTTACACCAAGAAAACGTACAAGGACCCTGTAATTTACATTACTGAAAATG GTCGTGATGAGTTCAACGATCCAACATTATCTCTTGAAGAATCTCTCTTAGATACTTATAGGATTGATTACTACTATCGCCATCTTTACTATCTCGAAACTGCAATTAG GGATGGTGTGAATGTAAAGGGATATTTTGCATGGTCATTGTTGGATAACTTTGAATGGGATTCTGGCTTGAGCGTGAGATTTGGACTCGTCTTCGTTGATTTTAAAGACGGTCAGAAAAGACACCCAAAACTTTCTGCTGAATGGTTCAAGAATTTTCTCGTTAAATCTTAG